From a single Apium graveolens cultivar Ventura chromosome 2, ASM990537v1, whole genome shotgun sequence genomic region:
- the LOC141707352 gene encoding zinc finger protein GAI-ASSOCIATED FACTOR 1-like has translation MMSPDGLSSSTQFIQQPNPTSNPNPTSTPSAAKRKRNLAGTPDPDAEVIALSPKSLMATNRFLCEICNKGFQRDQNLQLHRRGHNLPWKLKQRTNNEMKKKVYLCPEESCVHHDPSRALGDLTGIKKHYFRKHGEKKWKCDKCSKKYAVQSDWKAHSKICGTKEYKCQCGTLFCRKDSFITHRAFCDALTDESSKFNLQVPSATLNYRNELINGSSLLNTPQSTEDMTPFPAMLGQDVGAFQLNSQLIDNNSTVLSEIIQFANTSTNMCGSSSSSSSRALKEEKSDNGNMGNMANLMYYNKETSKSHMSATALLLKATTMGCARSNYPGMFANGLAFMNNNEISTMDELLESDNGIMMMESNNNQSELHGKLLSCDEENMTRDFLGVGRNVNNNSRSNYRRVLLQQKVDKYGSDIDMRQCRNNGTSTEEH, from the exons ATGATGTCTCCTGATGGCCTTTCATCATCTACACAGTTCATTCAACAACCAAATCCAACTTCAAACCCTAACCCTACTTCCACTCCATCTGCAgctaaaagaaagagaaatctTGCAGGCACACCAG ATCCAGATGCAGAAGTTATAGCTTTGTCACCCAAGTCCTTGATGGCGACAAATCGGTTTCTTTGCGAAATATGTAACAAGGGTTTTCAGAGAGACCAAAATTTGCAACTGCATAGAAGAGGTCACAATCTTCCATGGAAGTTGAAGCAAAGAACAAACAATGAAATGAAAAAGAAAGTGTATTTGTGCCCAGAGGAGAGCTGTGTCCACCATGATCCTTCGAGAGCCCTCGGAGACCTGACCGGGATAAAGAAGCATTACTTCAGAAAACATGGAGAGAAGAAATGGAAGTGTGATAAGTGTTCAAAGAAATATGCAGTTCAGTCAGATTGGAAGGCCCATAGTAAGATATGTGGGACTAAGGAGTATAAATGCCAGTGTGGAACACTGTTTTGCAG GAAGGACAGCTTTATCACTCATAGGGCATTCTGTGATGCATTAACAGATGAAAGTTCAAAATTTAATCTACAAGTTCCATCAGCAACTTTGAATTACAGAAATGAACTAATCAACGGCTCATCGCTACTAAATACTCCTCAATCCACCGAAGACATGACCCCGTTCCCTGCAATGTTGGGACAGGATGTTGGTGCTTTTCAATTAAATAGTCAGCTCATTGACAACAATTCTACTGTGTTATCAGAGATAATTCAATTCGCAAATACTAGTACAAATATGtgtggatcatcatcatcatcatcatcaagaGCACTAAAAGAGGAGAAATCAGACAACGGAAATATGGGGAACATGGCGAATTTAATGTATTACAACAAGGAAACAAGCAAGTCTCACATGTCAGCTACAGCATTGCTACTAAAAGCAACAACAATGGGATGTGCAAGGAGCAATTACCCAGGGATGTTTGCCAATGGGCTCGCTTTCATGAACAACAACGAAATTAGTACCATGGATGAATTACTAGAATCCGATAATGGGATTATGATGATGGAAAGTAACAACAATCAGAGTGAGCTGCATGGGAAATTATTGAGTTGCGACGAAGAAAATATGACTAGAGATTTTCTCGGGGTGGGTCGGAATGTTAATAATAACAGTAGAAGTAATTATAGACGGGTTTTATTACAACAGAAGGTTGATAAGTATGGTTCGGACATAGACATGAGGCAGTGCAGAAATAATGGTACCAGTACTGAAGAACATTGA
- the LOC141689086 gene encoding uncharacterized protein LOC141689086, translating into MTNLTNLSFVALDISGENYLSWVQDVKLHLGSKKLGNTIKAENTSTIEENFTSIIFLRHHMHEDLKSEYLEVEDPFILWENLKDRFDHQKLVYLPAAENDWANLRVQDFKSVRAYSSALFKISSRLIMCGEIVTEKRKIDKTLSTFHPNNINLAEMYRERKFTKFGDLLSTLLVAEQNHELVIKNHQSRPTGSAPLPEVNNTTFQQNVRGKGHRGGRGHGRYRGRGRGRGHFRPYYSFGHQKWQPETQSKRKAPQGGKTNNLCHKCGMEGHWSRNCYIPQHLVDLYQSSKRSKGKMVETNFANNLDDSLIISTGGISVNGPNETNETPMWEAED; encoded by the coding sequence ATGACAAATCTTACAAACTTGTCGTTCGTTGCATTGGACATTTCTGGGGAGAATTATCTATCGTGGGTACAAGATGTAAAGTTGCATTTGGGTTCAAAGAAATTAGGCAACACAATAAAGGCAGAAAACACATCCACAATTGAAGAAAATTTTACCTCTATTATTTTCCTTCGACACCACATGCATGAAGATCTAAAATCTGAGTACCTAGAAGTCGAGGATCCctttattttatgggaaaatctaAAGGATAGGTTCGATCATCAGAAACTAGTTTATCTACCTGCAGCTGAAAATGATTGGGCTAATCTAAGGGTTCAAGATTTTAAGAGTGTTCGGGCATATAGCTCAGCACTATTCAAAATAAGTTCTAGGCTCATTATGTGTGGTGAGATTGTTACTGAGAAAAGAAAGATCGACAAAACATTATCCACTTTTCATCCCAATAATATCAACTTAGCCGAGATGTACAGGGAGCGCAAGTTTACCAAGTTTGGGGATCTCCTTTCAACCCTCCTTGTTGCCGAGCAGAATCATGAATTGGTGATTAAGAATCATCAATCCCGTCCAACGGGATCTGCCCCTTTACCAGAAGTAAATAACACGACATTCCAGCAGAATGTACGTGGAAAAGGGCATAGAGGTGGACGAGGCCATGGTCGCTACCGTGGACGAGGCCGTGGTCGTGGGCATTTTCGTCCTTATTATAGCTTTGGTCACCAGAAGTGGCAACCTGAAACACAGAGCAAAAGAAAGGCACCACAAGGAGGGAAAACTAACAATTTATGTCACAAGTGTGGAATGGAAGGGCATTGGTCACGTAATTGTTATATCCCACAACATCTTGTTGATTTATATCAGTCATCTAAAAGATCAAAAGGGAAAATGGTGGAAACCAATTTTGCCAACAACTTAGATGATTCTCTTATAATATCAACCGGGGGAATAAGCGTTAATGGTCCTAATGAGACTAACGAAACTCCCATGTGGGAGGCTGAGGATTAG